The proteins below come from a single Chthonomonadales bacterium genomic window:
- a CDS encoding MBL fold metallo-hydrolase: MRVTVLGSGTSHGVPMIGCDCPVCTSSNPRNRRFRPSVCVENEGRVALVDTTPELRMQALAFGLRRVDAVLITHTHADHIFGLDDLRRYNDLSGAEIPVFCDAASLDDIPRIFRYIFTETQTGGGKPRLTLHEAPPRFDLFGMRVETLEVLHGRLPIRAYRFDDFAYVTDVNRVPEATMERLGGLQLLILDAVRYEPHATHFGLYEALAVVERLRPGRALFTHLSHRFDHDATNAALPPHCALAYDGQVIDL; the protein is encoded by the coding sequence ATGCGCGTCACCGTCCTCGGCTCCGGCACCTCGCACGGCGTGCCGATGATCGGCTGCGACTGCCCGGTCTGCACGTCCAGCAACCCGAGGAACCGCCGGTTCCGCCCGTCCGTGTGCGTGGAGAACGAGGGACGCGTGGCCCTGGTGGACACGACGCCCGAGCTTCGGATGCAGGCCCTGGCGTTCGGGCTCCGGCGCGTCGACGCCGTCCTGATCACCCACACGCACGCCGACCACATATTCGGCCTGGACGACCTGCGGCGCTACAACGACCTCTCGGGGGCCGAGATCCCGGTCTTCTGTGACGCGGCCTCGCTCGATGACATCCCGCGCATCTTCCGCTACATCTTCACCGAGACGCAGACGGGTGGCGGCAAGCCGCGCCTCACGCTGCACGAGGCGCCGCCCCGCTTCGACCTGTTCGGGATGCGCGTGGAGACGCTCGAGGTGCTACACGGCCGGCTTCCCATTCGCGCCTACCGCTTCGACGACTTCGCCTACGTCACCGACGTGAACCGCGTTCCCGAGGCCACCATGGAGCGGCTCGGCGGCCTGCAGCTGCTGATCCTGGACGCGGTGCGCTATGAGCCGCACGCCACGCACTTCGGGCTCTACGAGGCGCTCGCCGTGGTGGAGCGCCTTCGGCCCGGGCGCGCGCTCTTCACGCACCTCTCCCACCGCTTCGACCACGACGCGACCAACGCAGCGCTTCCGCCCCACTGCGCGCTCGCCTACGACGGCCAGGTCATCGACCTCTAG
- a CDS encoding DUF951 domain-containing protein: MNILHVAAGDVVTLRRTHPCGGREWVVRRTGADIGLECVTCRRRVMLAREEFERRVTRVTHAAVAPGETA, encoded by the coding sequence ATGAACATCCTTCATGTGGCGGCGGGCGACGTGGTCACCCTGCGCAGAACGCACCCCTGCGGCGGCCGCGAGTGGGTGGTGCGCCGCACCGGCGCGGACATCGGCCTCGAGTGCGTGACCTGCCGCCGGCGGGTGATGCTGGCGCGCGAGGAGTTCGAGCGGCGGGTGACCCGCGTCACCCATGCCGCAGTCGCGCCCGGGGAGACGGCTTGA